The following are encoded together in the Lathyrus oleraceus cultivar Zhongwan6 chromosome 3, CAAS_Psat_ZW6_1.0, whole genome shotgun sequence genome:
- the LOC127131950 gene encoding uncharacterized protein LOC127131950 — translation MEEFVDLAAIHILLTQNPIPTLLAETYYSIHVRTQKKKGTIVCCTPLLYRWFISHLPNKGPFVENKDNLKWSQRIMSLKAKDIPWHSRVYDGVKFILNCEDFPNVPLLGTKGGINYNPRLALRQLGYPMVDKPDLKSVEGFLLYEGVEEPELIKKIVKAWGLICPQGRAEMGKKNCIAKEAYTSWVKRKVSEVLLSFPPEPSMSLQPPEPENQRSSEVDELKKVIKTLEKENVDLKSRLAKISLEKETLKFNLNQKRDRVRQADDEVQTEVFKRLKMGDTLKGTYAILTTKKKQLAEAQYRASKVELEHMEQMKKL, via the coding sequence ATGGAGGAGTTCGTAGACTTGGCTGCTATTCACATCCTTCTGACTCAGAATCCGATTCCTACTCTTCTTGCTGAAACTTACTATTCCATCCATGTGAGAACCCAGAAGAAGAAAGGGACTATCGTCTGTTGTACCCCTTTGCTGTATAGATGGTTTATTTCGCATCTACCCAACAAAGGCCCTTTCGTTGAGAACAAAGATAACTTAAAATGGTCCCAGCGGATCATGTCCTTAAAAGCCAAAGACATTCCTTGGCATTCTCGAGTATACGATGGTGTCAAGTTCATCCTCAATTGTGAGGATtttcctaatgtacctcttcttggtacaaaagGAGGGATCAACTACAACCCGAGGCTAGCGTTGCGACAACTTGGATACCCTATGGTGGACAAACCTGATCTCAAAAGTGTAGAGGGTTTTCTCTTATACGAAGGGGTCGAAGAGCCAGAGTTGATCAAGAAGATTGTCAAGGCTTGGGGATTGATTTGTCCTCAAGGAAGAGCAGAGATGGGTAAGAAGAATTGTATCGCCAAGGAAGCTTACACCAGTTGGGTCAAGAGAAAAGTTAGTGAGGTCTTGTTATCGTTCCCTCCTGAACCATCCATGAGCCTCCAACCCCCCGAGCCAGAGAACCAGCGTAGTTCTGAAGTAGATGAATTGAAGAAGGTTATCAAGACCCTAGAGAAAGAGAATGTCGACCTCAAATCTAGGCTTGCTAAGATCTCATTGGAAAAGGAAACCTTAAAATTCAATCTAAATCAGAAGAGAGACCGAGTTCGTCAAGCAGATGATGAGGTACAGACAGAGGTCTTCAAAAGACTCAAAATGGGTGACACTCTCAAAGGGACTTATGCCATCCTGACAACCAAAAAGAAGCAGTTAGCCGAAGCCCAATACCGAGCTAGCAAAGTAGAACTAGAACACATGGAGCAAATGAAGAAACTTTAA